From a single Elusimicrobiota bacterium genomic region:
- the secY gene encoding preprotein translocase subunit SecY, with the protein MIQKFTDIFDIAELRKKVLFTLGAIAVYRVGAAIPIPGINGDALKAIFDSQRGGILSFLNIFSGGALSRFSIFSMGVMPYINASIIMSLLQGAHVIPHLDRLHKEGELGRRKLNTYTRYLTLFLAAFQSFGLTIAITKMPTPGNIPVVSNPTWSFYCLTVLTLTAGTIFIMWLGEQVTEMGIGNGTSLIIFAGIVERIPSAALNLIKLVQAEEVGLLQALALVGLLIAVILSVVWVETAQRKIPVQYAKRVVGRKMYGGAQSYLPLKVDQSGVIAVIFAVSLLAVPVTMVQFFPSAPLAQKIMEFWGRGNWIYQVIYAGLIIFFCYFYNSVSINPIDLAENMKKSGGFIPGYRPGDSTAKYIEWVLERITLGGALFVAAIAVMPDWMRSHFNVPFFFGGTALLIVVGVALDTMGQLEAQLIMRHYEGFLRKGRIRQRWFNVGS; encoded by the coding sequence GTGATCCAGAAGTTCACGGACATTTTCGACATCGCGGAACTGCGCAAGAAAGTCCTTTTCACCTTGGGGGCCATCGCGGTTTACCGGGTGGGCGCGGCCATTCCCATCCCCGGAATCAATGGAGACGCATTGAAGGCGATTTTCGACAGCCAGCGGGGCGGGATCCTGAGCTTCCTCAATATTTTCTCGGGAGGAGCCCTGTCGCGCTTCTCCATTTTCTCAATGGGGGTCATGCCATACATCAACGCCTCCATCATCATGAGCCTGCTCCAGGGCGCGCACGTGATCCCGCACTTGGACCGTCTGCATAAGGAGGGCGAACTCGGCCGCCGCAAGCTCAATACCTACACGCGCTACCTGACTTTGTTTCTGGCGGCTTTCCAGTCCTTCGGCCTCACCATCGCCATAACCAAGATGCCCACTCCGGGAAACATCCCCGTGGTCTCGAATCCGACCTGGTCTTTTTACTGCCTGACGGTCCTGACTCTGACCGCGGGCACGATTTTCATCATGTGGCTGGGAGAGCAGGTGACGGAGATGGGCATCGGCAACGGGACCTCCCTCATTATTTTCGCCGGCATCGTGGAGCGGATACCGAGTGCCGCCCTCAACCTCATCAAGCTCGTTCAGGCCGAGGAAGTCGGGCTTCTCCAGGCCCTGGCCTTGGTGGGGCTCCTAATCGCGGTGATCCTGTCCGTCGTCTGGGTCGAGACGGCCCAGAGAAAGATCCCGGTCCAATACGCCAAGCGCGTCGTGGGCCGCAAGATGTACGGGGGAGCGCAGAGCTATCTCCCCCTCAAGGTGGACCAATCCGGGGTCATCGCCGTGATTTTTGCGGTCTCCCTCCTGGCCGTCCCGGTGACCATGGTCCAGTTCTTTCCGAGCGCGCCCTTAGCCCAAAAAATCATGGAGTTCTGGGGCCGCGGCAATTGGATATATCAGGTGATCTATGCAGGGCTCATCATCTTCTTCTGCTACTTCTACAATTCCGTGTCCATCAACCCCATTGACCTGGCCGAGAACATGAAAAAATCCGGGGGCTTCATCCCCGGCTATCGCCCCGGCGACTCCACCGCCAAGTATATCGAGTGGGTCTTGGAGCGGATTACCTTGGGAGGGGCGCTGTTCGTGGCCGCGATCGCGGTCATGCCCGATTGGATGCGCAGCCATTTTAACGTGCCCTTTTTCTTCGGTGGGACCGCCCTCCTGATCGTGGTGGGGGTGGCCTTGGACACCATGGGCCAGCTGGAGGCCCAGCTCATCATGCGCCACTACGAGGGCTTTTTGAGAAAGGGCCGAATCCGCCAGCGCTGGTTCAACGTGGGGAGCTGA
- a CDS encoding nucleoside monophosphate kinase, producing MILLGAPGSGKGTQSKVLSAKYGFSHLATGDIFRGEIAAKTPLGLKAAEYLKTGKLVPDQIVTEMVAGRLEFNGTKYLLDGFPRTLDQAQALHSLLVAQKAGIDLVLHLDLPRQEAIKRLTSRRVCGGCGEVYNLLSRPPAVEGKCDKCQGSLIQREDDSEATANKRLMVFEDLTQPLVAYYKTEQVFREIDASRVPEAVTADICGAIDMTLAKI from the coding sequence GTGATCCTTCTAGGCGCCCCCGGTTCCGGCAAGGGAACCCAGTCCAAGGTGTTGAGCGCCAAGTACGGCTTCAGCCATTTGGCCACTGGAGACATTTTCCGCGGAGAGATCGCGGCCAAGACCCCCCTGGGGCTCAAGGCCGCCGAATACTTGAAGACCGGGAAGCTCGTTCCCGACCAGATCGTGACCGAGATGGTGGCGGGGCGTCTGGAATTCAATGGCACTAAATACCTGCTCGACGGCTTTCCGCGGACCTTGGATCAGGCTCAGGCCCTGCATTCCCTCCTCGTGGCCCAAAAGGCGGGCATTGATTTGGTCCTGCATCTGGACCTCCCCCGGCAGGAGGCCATCAAAAGGCTGACCTCTCGCCGGGTCTGCGGCGGCTGCGGCGAGGTCTACAATCTGCTCTCCCGGCCGCCAGCGGTAGAAGGCAAATGCGACAAATGCCAGGGCTCCCTAATCCAGCGGGAGGACGATTCCGAGGCCACGGCCAATAAGCGCCTCATGGTTTTCGAGGACTTGACCCAGCCCTTGGTGGCTTACTACAAGACGGAGCAGGTTTTCCGCGAGATAGACGCTTCGCGCGTCCCCGAGGCGGTGACAGCCGACATCTGCGGCGCCATCGACATGACCTTGGCGAAGATCTAA
- the map gene encoding type I methionyl aminopeptidase: MFSTKTIELKSPKEISVMRQAGRIVAQILAVLAEAAKPGTSTLELDRTALHELDRRKAKPAFLGYHGFPACLCVSINSEVVHGIPSARRVLAEGDIVGLDFGCVVDGLYADAAVTVGAGKVSAAAQKLMDVTRQALEKGISAMAPGGRLGDISSAVQSHVEANGFSVVRDFVGHGIGRALHEDPPVPNYGKAGTGPRLSEGMVLAIEPMVNAGGPEVETLSDGWTAVAKDGSLSAHFEHTVALTANGPEVLTVA, encoded by the coding sequence ATGTTTTCGACCAAGACCATAGAGCTCAAAAGTCCTAAAGAAATCTCGGTGATGAGACAAGCGGGACGGATCGTGGCCCAGATCTTGGCCGTTTTGGCCGAGGCGGCTAAGCCCGGGACCAGCACGCTTGAGCTCGACCGGACGGCGCTCCATGAGCTCGACCGCCGCAAGGCCAAGCCCGCGTTTTTGGGCTACCATGGATTTCCGGCCTGCCTCTGCGTGTCGATCAACTCGGAGGTGGTGCATGGGATTCCATCGGCCCGGCGCGTCTTGGCGGAAGGGGATATAGTGGGGCTTGATTTTGGCTGTGTCGTGGACGGTCTTTACGCCGATGCGGCGGTGACGGTCGGCGCGGGAAAGGTCTCTGCCGCGGCCCAAAAGCTGATGGACGTGACCAGGCAGGCTTTGGAGAAGGGAATCTCCGCCATGGCGCCCGGAGGGCGCCTAGGCGACATTTCGAGCGCCGTCCAAAGCCATGTGGAGGCGAACGGATTTTCGGTGGTGCGCGATTTCGTCGGCCACGGCATAGGCCGGGCCCTTCACGAGGATCCTCCTGTGCCCAATTACGGCAAGGCCGGGACCGGCCCACGCTTGAGCGAGGGGATGGTGCTTGCCATCGAGCCGATGGTCAACGCGGGCGGCCCGGAGGTGGAGACGTTGAGCGACGGCTGGACGGCGGTGGCCAAGGATGGAAGTCTTTCAGCCCATTTCGAGCATACGGTGGCCTTGACGGCGAACGGACCGGAGGTGCTGACAGTTGCCTAA
- the infA gene encoding translation initiation factor IF-1 produces MPKDDKIEVEGSIVEALPNAMFRVEIPPGRIVLAHISGKMRMHYIKILPGDKVRLELSPYDLTRGRIIFRE; encoded by the coding sequence TTGCCTAAAGACGACAAAATCGAAGTGGAAGGGAGCATCGTGGAGGCCTTGCCCAACGCGATGTTCCGAGTTGAGATTCCGCCGGGGCGCATCGTGCTGGCCCATATCTCGGGCAAGATGCGCATGCATTACATAAAAATTCTGCCCGGCGACAAGGTAAGACTGGAGCTGTCTCCGTACGACCTTACCCGGGGCCGGATCATCTTTAGGGAGTGA
- the rpmJ gene encoding 50S ribosomal protein L36 — MKVRASVKPICQKCKIVKRSRVVRVLCTNPKHKQRQG, encoded by the coding sequence ATGAAAGTCAGAGCGAGCGTAAAGCCGATTTGCCAGAAGTGCAAGATAGTCAAGCGCAGCCGGGTGGTGCGCGTATTGTGCACAAACCCCAAGCATAAACAAAGGCAAGGATAA
- the rpsM gene encoding 30S ribosomal protein S13: MARVAGVDLPKNKRIDVALRYVYGLGKANSAEVLQKLNGAVKPETRVRELTENQVGLLNNLITKEYKVEGELRRELQGNLQRLYETNSYRGSRHRKSLPVRGQRTKTNARTRRGRRKTVGAGKAEKAAA, translated from the coding sequence ATGGCACGCGTAGCGGGAGTGGATTTACCCAAGAACAAGCGCATAGACGTGGCGCTGAGATACGTCTACGGCCTCGGCAAGGCGAACTCCGCCGAGGTCCTGCAAAAGCTCAACGGAGCGGTCAAGCCCGAGACTCGGGTGAGGGAGCTGACCGAAAACCAGGTGGGCTTGCTGAACAATTTAATCACCAAGGAATACAAGGTTGAGGGAGAGCTGCGCCGGGAGCTGCAGGGGAACCTCCAGCGCCTCTACGAGACCAATTCCTATCGAGGTTCTCGCCATCGCAAGAGTTTGCCTGTGCGAGGGCAGCGCACCAAGACCAATGCCCGCACCCGCCGCGGCCGCCGCAAGACGGTCGGCGCCGGCAAGGCGGAAAAGGCTGCGGCATAA
- the rpsK gene encoding 30S ribosomal protein S11, protein MADEKTAAAGPKAQAQSPKRKNWKSLTFAKVYIQCSFNNTIVSLTDERGDVLAWASAGGSGFRGTKKGTPFAAGVTAGKVSKRAIELGVKQVAVYVKGPGPGRETAVRSLGNSGLMIVSLKDVTPLPHNGCRPPKARRV, encoded by the coding sequence ATGGCTGACGAGAAAACAGCGGCGGCGGGACCTAAGGCTCAAGCCCAAAGTCCCAAGAGGAAGAACTGGAAGTCCTTGACCTTCGCCAAGGTCTATATCCAGTGTTCGTTCAACAATACCATCGTTTCCCTGACGGACGAGCGCGGGGACGTGCTGGCTTGGGCTTCGGCCGGGGGCAGCGGGTTCCGCGGCACCAAGAAGGGCACCCCCTTCGCGGCCGGAGTGACGGCTGGGAAGGTGTCCAAGCGCGCCATAGAGCTTGGAGTCAAGCAGGTGGCCGTCTACGTCAAGGGGCCCGGGCCGGGGCGCGAAACCGCCGTCCGCTCGCTTGGCAATTCCGGCCTCATGATCGTCAGCCTCAAGGACGTCACGCCGCTGCCCCACAACGGCTGCCGCCCGCCGAAAGCCAGGAGAGTCTAA
- the rpsD gene encoding 30S ribosomal protein S4 translates to MSRYIESVCKLCRREQTKLFLKGDKCYTKCVLEKRPTTPGMAKPQRGKPSAYAIRLREKQKLRRMISVNEKPFQRLVAAASKSHEASGDHLLRSLEMRLDNIIRRMGVATSLNTARQLVLHNHIKVAGRVVNIPSYNVRAGETVSLSPKLKENVGVKLSLDTAKRLNNRPAFLEFNEADFSAKVLRNPERAEMSFPVTEQLIIEYYSK, encoded by the coding sequence ATGTCCAGATACATCGAGTCGGTCTGCAAGCTGTGCCGCCGGGAACAGACGAAGCTGTTTCTCAAGGGGGACAAGTGCTACACCAAGTGCGTCTTGGAGAAGAGGCCCACGACCCCTGGAATGGCCAAGCCCCAGAGGGGCAAGCCGTCGGCCTACGCCATCCGATTGCGCGAGAAGCAGAAGCTGCGGCGCATGATCTCCGTCAATGAGAAGCCCTTCCAAAGGCTGGTGGCGGCGGCGTCCAAGAGCCACGAGGCCTCCGGGGATCATCTCCTGCGCTCCCTGGAGATGCGCTTGGACAATATCATCCGGCGCATGGGGGTGGCCACTTCCCTCAACACCGCGCGTCAGCTCGTCCTGCACAACCACATCAAGGTGGCGGGCCGGGTCGTCAACATTCCCTCCTACAACGTAAGGGCCGGGGAGACAGTGAGTCTGAGCCCCAAACTCAAGGAGAACGTGGGAGTCAAGCTCAGCCTCGACACGGCCAAGCGGCTCAACAACAGGCCGGCTTTCCTGGAGTTCAACGAGGCTGATTTTTCCGCGAAGGTGCTGAGAAACCCCGAGCGCGCGGAAATGTCATTCCCCGTGACCGAGCAGCTGATCATCGAGTACTATTCGAAATAA
- a CDS encoding DNA-directed RNA polymerase subunit alpha → MAYKELILPQKLSVDEKTMSENYAKFVAEPYERGYGHTVGNALRRVLLSSLEGAAVTAVRIEKAQHEYATIPGVREDVMNILLNLKKLRLKIFSNGPETIFLTASKEGPVTAAAIQENSNVEVVNSDLVIAHMEAGGKLDMEIEISKGRGYASAEDLRAQSHWPAGFLPVDALFSPVLKVHYDVENARVGQVTDYDRLILEIWTDGSLNPAEALIQSSKLLRESLNIFIPEEEAAPQEGAYGDGEGAAAGDGGSLDVKLKEILSQPIEMIELSSRASNCLKVARIKTIGELVSKRDEELLAVKNFGKKSLDEIKDRLKDMGLSLGMQLGEKVA, encoded by the coding sequence ATGGCTTATAAAGAACTGATCCTGCCGCAGAAGCTGAGCGTCGACGAGAAGACGATGTCCGAGAATTACGCCAAGTTCGTGGCCGAGCCTTACGAGCGCGGCTACGGCCATACCGTGGGCAACGCCTTGCGCCGAGTGCTCTTGTCGAGCTTGGAGGGCGCGGCGGTGACCGCCGTGCGCATCGAGAAAGCCCAGCACGAGTACGCCACCATCCCAGGGGTCAGGGAAGACGTGATGAACATTCTGCTCAACCTCAAGAAGCTCCGGCTCAAGATTTTCTCTAATGGGCCAGAGACTATTTTCCTGACCGCGAGCAAGGAAGGGCCGGTCACGGCCGCCGCGATCCAGGAGAACTCCAACGTCGAAGTGGTGAACTCCGACCTCGTGATCGCCCATATGGAGGCCGGCGGCAAGCTTGACATGGAGATCGAGATCTCCAAGGGCCGAGGCTACGCCTCCGCCGAAGACTTGAGGGCGCAGAGCCATTGGCCGGCGGGATTCCTCCCGGTCGACGCCCTGTTCTCTCCGGTGCTCAAGGTCCACTATGACGTCGAAAACGCCCGCGTGGGGCAGGTCACGGACTACGACCGCTTGATCCTCGAGATTTGGACCGATGGTTCGTTGAACCCGGCCGAGGCCCTGATCCAATCCTCGAAGCTCTTAAGGGAGTCTCTCAACATCTTCATTCCCGAGGAGGAGGCCGCGCCGCAGGAAGGCGCCTACGGAGATGGGGAGGGCGCTGCCGCTGGGGATGGGGGCTCGCTTGACGTGAAGCTTAAGGAGATACTTTCCCAGCCCATCGAGATGATCGAGCTCTCCTCCCGAGCCTCGAATTGTCTCAAGGTCGCGCGCATCAAGACCATCGGAGAGCTCGTCTCCAAGCGCGACGAGGAGCTCCTGGCCGTCAAGAATTTCGGCAAGAAATCCCTCGATGAGATCAAGGACCGGCTCAAGGACATGGGCTTGTCCCTGGGCATGCAACTCGGGGAGAAGGTCGCTTAA
- the rplQ gene encoding 50S ribosomal protein L17: protein MVKQLGGRKLGVTSSHRKFLLRNMATSLFLHEKVETTLAKAKELRPYAERIITSAKRGKHYLVRRQIQDKMVYKKLFEVLAPRYAQRPGGYTRVLRLAPRSGDNATRGLVSLVS from the coding sequence ATGGTAAAGCAATTGGGCGGACGCAAGCTGGGAGTCACCAGCTCCCATCGTAAATTTTTGCTCAGGAACATGGCCACGAGCCTATTCCTGCACGAAAAAGTCGAGACGACCTTGGCCAAGGCCAAGGAGCTCAGGCCCTACGCGGAGCGGATCATCACTTCCGCCAAGAGGGGCAAGCACTACCTGGTGCGCCGCCAGATACAGGATAAGATGGTCTACAAGAAGCTCTTCGAGGTGCTGGCCCCCCGCTACGCTCAGCGCCCCGGAGGCTACACCCGCGTCCTTCGCCTGGCCCCCAGGTCCGGAGACAACGCGACCCGGGGACTCGTGTCTTTGGTCTCTTGA
- a CDS encoding rod shape-determining protein translates to MFDFLFSLFSNDMGIDLGTANTLVYVKNQGIVLREPSVVAIDRESRRVLAIGAEAKRMLGRTPSSIIAVRPLKNGVIADFEVTQEMIKYFIRKVHNRRSLLHPRIVIGIPSGITEVERRAVQESAEQAGAREVYLIEEPMAAAIGADLPISEPHANFIVDIGGGTTEAAVISLGGLVVSKSIDIAGDEMDEAVMMHFRRKYNLLIGETTAEDVKIQIGSVFPLKEEKTMEVKGRDQATGLPKTVLITSEEIRQALMEPVQLILDVIKNTLEETPAELAADLVDRGIMLAGGGSLLRGLPDLIRQETELPVHRSADPLSCVAMGTGKFLEELDHIMDRRPDFVTSYRYRGS, encoded by the coding sequence ATGTTCGATTTCCTCTTCAGCCTGTTCTCCAACGACATGGGCATTGACCTTGGAACGGCCAATACCCTTGTCTACGTGAAGAACCAGGGAATCGTCCTGCGCGAGCCTTCCGTGGTCGCGATAGATCGGGAGAGCCGCCGAGTCTTGGCCATCGGAGCCGAGGCCAAGAGAATGCTGGGCCGCACCCCGTCATCCATCATCGCCGTGCGCCCCTTAAAGAACGGAGTCATCGCCGACTTCGAGGTGACGCAGGAGATGATCAAGTATTTCATCCGCAAGGTGCACAATCGGCGCTCCCTTCTCCATCCCCGCATCGTGATCGGCATCCCCTCTGGAATCACCGAGGTGGAGCGCCGCGCGGTCCAGGAGTCGGCAGAGCAGGCCGGAGCTCGCGAGGTGTACCTCATCGAGGAGCCCATGGCCGCCGCCATAGGGGCGGACCTGCCCATCTCAGAGCCCCACGCCAACTTCATCGTGGACATCGGCGGGGGAACCACGGAGGCCGCCGTGATATCCCTGGGCGGGCTCGTGGTCTCCAAGTCCATCGACATCGCCGGAGACGAGATGGATGAGGCGGTCATGATGCACTTCCGTCGCAAGTACAATCTTTTGATCGGCGAGACGACCGCCGAGGACGTCAAGATTCAAATCGGTTCCGTCTTCCCCTTGAAGGAGGAGAAGACGATGGAAGTCAAAGGCCGGGATCAAGCCACCGGCCTGCCCAAAACAGTGCTGATCACATCCGAGGAAATCCGCCAGGCTCTGATGGAGCCGGTGCAGTTGATCCTGGACGTGATCAAGAATACGCTGGAGGAGACTCCGGCCGAGTTGGCTGCGGATTTGGTGGACCGCGGAATCATGTTGGCGGGGGGAGGCTCGCTCCTTCGGGGGCTGCCGGACCTCATCCGCCAAGAGACGGAGCTTCCGGTGCACCGCTCCGCGGATCCTTTGAGTTGCGTGGCGATGGGGACAGGCAAATTCCTAGAGGAGCTCGATCATATCATGGATCGCCGCCCGGATTTTGTCACCTCCTACCGCTATCGCGGCTCTTAA
- the mreC gene encoding rod shape-determining protein MreC gives MQREARIANYFLAVFGIISLTLLSLPLSGPVRVFKACLVYLSDPAAYRGAKGVEKIADVPDRIRGLLAADIENRLMREEVKEASWARAEAQALKAENERLRAVLGLKASPGYTSIWARVLERDPLHWYHSFMVDAGQKDGLALNAPVLGKGAEGLSVIGRVVEVRPRSSLVLLVTDELSSVAAHLSSSTVEGLAQGQGGARLIMNYLSEDASLTLGDLAYTSATSATFPPGILIGRVARVFPRDPFLTFQSVEISPALDSGRLSEVLILKRQGSP, from the coding sequence ATGCAGCGCGAAGCGCGAATCGCAAACTACTTTTTAGCCGTTTTCGGCATTATTTCCCTGACTCTGCTTTCCCTGCCCTTGTCGGGCCCGGTCCGGGTTTTTAAGGCCTGTCTCGTCTATTTGTCGGATCCGGCGGCCTACCGGGGAGCCAAGGGGGTCGAGAAAATCGCCGATGTTCCCGACCGCATCCGCGGGCTCTTGGCCGCCGACATAGAAAACCGCCTCATGCGCGAGGAGGTCAAGGAGGCCTCCTGGGCCCGGGCCGAGGCCCAGGCCTTGAAGGCGGAGAACGAGCGCCTGAGGGCCGTCTTGGGCCTCAAGGCTTCCCCCGGATACACCTCCATTTGGGCGCGCGTCCTGGAGCGCGACCCCCTGCATTGGTACCACAGCTTCATGGTGGACGCCGGGCAAAAGGACGGTCTCGCCCTCAATGCCCCGGTTTTGGGAAAAGGAGCCGAGGGCCTCTCCGTGATCGGCCGAGTGGTGGAGGTTCGGCCGCGCTCCTCCTTGGTCCTTCTCGTGACAGACGAGCTCTCCTCGGTGGCCGCGCATCTCTCCTCGAGCACGGTCGAGGGCTTGGCGCAGGGCCAGGGGGGGGCCAGGCTCATCATGAACTATCTTTCCGAGGACGCTTCGCTCACCTTGGGGGACTTGGCCTACACCTCAGCCACCAGCGCCACGTTCCCGCCAGGCATCTTGATCGGCCGGGTGGCCCGGGTCTTCCCGCGGGATCCATTTCTCACTTTCCAGTCCGTGGAGATATCCCCGGCCTTGGACAGCGGAAGGCTCAGTGAGGTGTTGATTCTCAAAAGGCAGGGCTCCCCATGA
- the mreD gene encoding rod shape-determining protein MreD, whose protein sequence is MSYILLFFSAMAAQWLWSSQFAFWGLAPQLLLVLTALVAAYRGPILAMCLGFFWGLFLDVSSPHLFGANALALTMVGYGTGSVRRQIDVTGAGSLSAVVFLMTWAYFLLLGVLGLVFMEGFLWIGWPSFLACPFYNVILVWVVAVAPPFIFLGKSRN, encoded by the coding sequence ATGAGCTACATCCTGCTATTTTTCTCCGCCATGGCCGCGCAATGGCTTTGGAGCAGTCAATTCGCCTTTTGGGGGTTGGCTCCCCAGCTTCTCCTGGTGCTTACCGCCCTGGTGGCCGCCTACCGCGGCCCGATCCTGGCCATGTGCCTGGGTTTCTTCTGGGGGTTGTTCTTGGACGTCTCGAGCCCCCATCTTTTCGGAGCCAACGCTTTGGCCCTCACCATGGTGGGCTACGGGACCGGTTCGGTGCGCCGGCAGATCGACGTGACCGGAGCGGGTTCCTTGAGCGCGGTCGTATTCCTGATGACATGGGCCTATTTTCTGCTCCTGGGGGTTCTGGGGCTTGTTTTCATGGAAGGCTTTCTATGGATCGGCTGGCCCTCGTTCTTGGCCTGCCCTTTTTATAACGTGATTCTGGTATGGGTCGTTGCCGTTGCTCCTCCTTTTATTTTTTTAGGAAAAAGTAGAAATTAG
- the mrdA gene encoding penicillin-binding protein 2, translating into MLWFFIYMGGAILGARLFQLQIIQNVEYQRAAERNRSQIIYKTAPRGRLYDRKGAVLATNRPAFSLIYLPPGRGQERSDLKSLASALSQQLHKDPDDLLENLEQAVREETAIRLAENLPMETMFRLSELKTVYPGVELIVEARRYYPFGRFASHLVGYMGKMDQRSWKDLKNKGYRIDSRVGKMGVERMFEAELRGQDGGIRMEVDAQGRLKRILEKISWEPGSNITLTLDAAMQKAADEGLRKSPTGRGAVVALDPSTGAILALASSPDFDPNALLSTNPQEVKRTIEDLPEFNHAIAGVYPPGSAFKLVVGAAGLNEGKFSTRETVFCPGYFELGRRIFLCWDHKGHKTVSWSMGLARSCNIYFNRMGLKTGGEAIERYSKLFGFGAKTNIALPGERSGHLFGPEARALSRHPWYDGDTVNLSIGQGELLVTPIQLAVFAAALANRGTLWRPYYTARISYADGQPDYVTKPERLGAVALKESVWRDLHEAMQLVVSSGTARGTGISGLDILGKTGTAQNPGGNDHAWFIAFAGPQGQTPGVALAVLVENGGHGASVAAPIARNIFLAAYGDKPQPPGGAAHAN; encoded by the coding sequence ATGCTCTGGTTTTTCATCTATATGGGCGGCGCCATCTTGGGCGCAAGGCTCTTCCAGCTTCAGATCATCCAGAACGTGGAGTATCAGCGCGCGGCCGAGCGCAACCGCAGCCAGATCATTTACAAGACCGCGCCCCGCGGACGCCTATACGACCGCAAGGGCGCGGTCCTGGCTACCAATCGCCCGGCTTTTTCCCTCATCTACCTGCCGCCTGGCCGCGGCCAGGAGCGGTCGGATTTGAAGTCGTTGGCTTCGGCCCTGTCCCAGCAGCTCCACAAGGACCCCGATGATCTTCTGGAAAACCTGGAGCAGGCCGTGCGCGAGGAGACGGCGATCCGGCTGGCCGAGAACCTGCCCATGGAGACGATGTTCAGGCTCTCGGAGCTTAAGACCGTCTACCCGGGCGTGGAGCTCATCGTGGAGGCCCGGCGCTATTATCCCTTCGGACGCTTCGCCAGCCACCTCGTCGGCTACATGGGCAAGATGGATCAACGCAGCTGGAAGGACTTGAAGAACAAGGGCTACCGCATAGACTCCAGGGTGGGAAAAATGGGGGTGGAGAGGATGTTCGAGGCGGAGCTCCGCGGGCAGGACGGAGGCATCCGCATGGAAGTGGACGCCCAAGGCCGTCTCAAGAGGATCTTGGAGAAAATTTCCTGGGAGCCGGGCAGCAACATCACGCTGACCTTGGACGCGGCCATGCAGAAGGCGGCCGACGAGGGCTTGCGCAAAAGCCCGACCGGGCGCGGGGCCGTGGTGGCCCTGGATCCCTCGACCGGCGCCATCCTGGCGCTGGCCTCCTCGCCCGACTTCGATCCCAACGCTCTTCTTTCCACCAACCCCCAGGAGGTCAAGCGGACCATCGAGGACCTTCCGGAGTTCAACCACGCCATCGCGGGAGTCTACCCTCCGGGTTCTGCCTTCAAGCTCGTGGTGGGGGCTGCGGGCTTGAACGAGGGCAAGTTCAGCACCCGTGAAACGGTTTTCTGCCCGGGCTATTTCGAGCTGGGCCGCAGGATATTCCTCTGCTGGGATCATAAAGGGCACAAGACCGTGTCCTGGAGCATGGGATTGGCCAGATCTTGCAACATCTATTTCAATCGCATGGGGCTTAAGACCGGGGGCGAGGCCATCGAGCGCTATTCCAAGCTCTTCGGCTTCGGGGCAAAGACCAACATCGCTCTGCCCGGCGAGCGCTCAGGACACCTTTTCGGCCCCGAGGCCCGCGCCTTGAGCCGCCACCCCTGGTACGATGGGGACACCGTGAACCTCTCGATCGGCCAGGGCGAGCTCCTCGTGACCCCCATTCAGCTCGCGGTTTTCGCCGCGGCTTTGGCCAACCGAGGGACTCTTTGGCGGCCGTACTACACGGCCCGCATCTCCTATGCCGACGGCCAGCCGGACTACGTCACCAAGCCAGAGCGCTTGGGCGCGGTGGCCCTCAAGGAATCGGTTTGGCGTGACCTTCATGAGGCCATGCAGCTCGTGGTTTCCTCCGGCACGGCCCGGGGCACTGGCATCTCCGGTCTCGACATCCTCGGCAAGACCGGGACCGCGCAGAACCCCGGCGGGAATGATCACGCCTGGTTCATCGCCTTCGCCGGACCCCAGGGCCAGACCCCTGGCGTGGCCCTGGCCGTCCTGGTTGAGAATGGGGGGCACGGAGCCTCGGTCGCGGCCCCCATCGCCCGCAATATTTTCCTGGCGGCATACGGCGACAAGCCCCAGCCTCCCGGAGGAGCGGCGCATGCCAATTAA